From a single Lolium rigidum isolate FL_2022 chromosome 7, APGP_CSIRO_Lrig_0.1, whole genome shotgun sequence genomic region:
- the LOC124678242 gene encoding uncharacterized protein LOC124678242, with the protein MSRMGSGGKNRVSWLWRAPGRALGRARDLYVRGLTSCAGQFPGDAAFGYPSFPGTPRSCSRSGDDFRSYSASPSSSSRSFAGDSDLRELMRAASERRAPPPEPPVVPRSQSVAMGKIDEDRPCDFGGLAGADVAFGRSRSYAVSRFGQRGRAATMQAA; encoded by the coding sequence ATGAGCCGAATGGGCAGCGGCGGCAAGAATCGGGTGAGCTGGCTGTGGCGGGCGCCGGGACGGGCGCTGGGCCGCGCGCGCGACCTCTACGTGCGGGGGCTCACCAGCTGCGCGGGCCAGTTCCCGGGCGACGCCGCCTTCGGCTACCCGTCCTTCCCGGGCACGCCCAGGTCCTGCAGCAGGTCCGGCGACGACTTCCGCAGCTACTCCGcctccccgtcctcctcctcgcgctccttcGCCGGCGACAGCGACCTGCGGGAGCTCATGCGCGCCGCGTCAGAGAGgcgggcgccgccgccggagccgccTGTCGTGCCCAGGAGCCAGAGCGTGGCCATGGGGAAGATCGACGAGGACAGGCCCTGCGACTTCGGCGGTCTCGCCGGCGCCGACGTGGCGTTTGGCAGGAGCCGGAGCTACGCCGTCTCTCGCTTTGGGCAGAGGGGGAGGGCCGCGACTATGCAGGCCGCTTGA